TTAAAATTTCAATCATACGGAACATTTAATCTGTAATTCATTACAGAAATATGCCCCCTTTACCACTTCTGCATTCGCATGTTTTGCTGTATCAGCTGAAGAATAGTAACCCGGGTTTCACTGTGCTTTACCCAGGTTACCAAATAAAGGGGTATCTCTTGGACAGGGGATTGTTACTTGATGGTCTTTCTTACTTTTTGAATCGCACGAATTTGGGCAACAGCACGTGCTAATTCTGCAGCAGCAACTGAATAATCCATTTCACCGCCTTTGTTGGCCATTGCAGCTTCAGCTTGGGCTTTTGCAGCAAGTGCAGCGGATTCATCAAGATGATCGGCACGCTCAATCACATCAGCAAGAACAGTAACACTGTTAGGCTGAATTTCCAGCATTCCACCTTGAACGTAATAAATTTCTTGGTGGCCACCAGGTAAGGTAACTCGTACTTCACCTGGTTTGAGGACGGTAAGCAAAGGCGCATGACCTGCTGTAATGCCTACTTCACCTAATTCTCCGGTTGCGACAACCATTTCCACCACACCGGAGAATATTTCATGTTCAGCACTAACAATATCTAAGTGCGTTGTTCTAGTCATATTTGCCTACCTCATAAGGTCTTAGCTTTAGCAACTGCTTCCTCAATGCTACCAACCATATAAAATGCTTGCTCAGGTAAATCATCATATTCACCGGCGAGAATACCTTGGAAGCCTTTAATTGTATCTTTTAAGGATACGTATTTTCCTGGGGAACCAGTAAATACTTCAGCAACGAAGAATGGTTGTGACAAGAATCTTTGAATCTTACGAGCACGCGTAACAACACGCTTGTCTTCTTCAGATAATTCATCCATACCAAGAATCGCAATAATATCTTTTAATTCTTTATAGCGTTGCAATGTTTGTTGAACACGTCGAGCTGTATCGTAATGTTCTTGTCCGACAATGAGCGGATCCAATTGTCGAGAAGTTGAATCTAAAGGATCTACTGCAGGATAAATACCCAATTCAGCAATTTGTCGCGACAATACAACAGTAGCATCCAAGTGAGCAAACGTCGTTGCAGGAGATGGGTCAGTTAAGTCGTCAGCAGGTACGTATACCGCTTGAATTGAGGTAATTGAACCTGTTTTAGTTGAAGTAATACGTTCTTGCAACATCCCCATTTCTTCAGCCAATGTTGGTTGATAACCCACCGCTGATGGCATACGGCCTAACAGAGCAGATACTTCAACCCCAGCTAAGGTATAACGATAGATGTTGTCGACAAACAGTAACACATCGCGGCCTTCATCACGGAATTTCTCCGCCATAGTCAAACCAGTTAATGCAACACGTAAACGGTTACCTGGTGGCTCATTCATCTGACCATAAACTAATGATACTTTATCCAATACATTAGAATCTTTCATTTCATGATAGAAGTCGTTTCCTTCACGAGTACGTTCGCCCACACCGGCAAATACTGAGTAACCACTGTGCTCAATCGCGATGTTGCGAATGAGTTCCATCATGTTAACGGTTTTACCTACACCCGCACCACCGAACAGACCTACCTTTCCACCTTTAGCAAAAGGACAAAGTAAGTCAATTACTTTAATACCTGTCTCAAGCAATTCTTGACTGCCTGCTTGCTCTTCGTAGCTTGGTGGCTTGCGGTGAATGGACCAATGCTCTTCGGCACCGATTGGGCCCGCATCATCAACTGGGCGACCAAGAACGTCCATAATTCGACCCAAGGTTTTCTTGCCAACAGGTACTTGAATAGGATTGCCTGTATTTTCAGCGCGCAAACCACGTTTAAGTCCTTCAGTTGTTCCCATAGCAATAGTACGAACTACACCATCACCAAGTTGTTGCTGTACTTCAAAAACCAAATCACCATCAACAAGTTTTAATGCATCATTGATTTTAGGGACATTCTCACGGGGGAACTCCACATCCACAACCGCGCCAATAATTTCTACTACAGTTCCTAAGCTCATTTTATACCCTCTTATAAAGCGGCTGCGCCACCGACAATTTCTGCCAATTCTTGCGTAATTGCAGCTTGTCGTGCTTTGTTATAAGCCAATTGAAATTCTTTAATCAAATCACCGGCATTATCGGTTGCATTTTTCATTGCAATCATTTTAGCCGCTTGTTCACAAGCAATGTTTTCAACAACTGCTTGGTAAATCTGTAATTCGATATAACGTTCTAAAAGATTATCCAGCAATTCCTTAGCATCAGGTTCATAAATATAATCCCAATGATGCCCCATTGTCGTGCTGTCGTCTTCTGATTTTGGCAATGGTAGTAATTGTTTCACCACCGGTTTTTGCGTCATGGTGTTAACAAATTCGTTGTAAACCACATGCAGTGCGTCAATGCTGCCGTTGTTAAATGCATCAAGCATCACTTTCACAATGCCAATAATGTCATTAATGCTTGGCGTATCACCAAGATGGTCCACAGAACCAAGAACATTACTGCCAACACGCTTAAAAAATGCTTGCCCTTTACGGCCAATAACTGCCAGATCAACCTCTTTGCCTTGTTCCTTCCAGTTACGAATAGTACGAACTGTTTCACGTAACAGGTTTACGTTTAAACCACCACATAAACCCCGATCGGTAGTAACAACGATAAGACCAATACGATTAATCTCGCGATGGGTCATAAACGGATGTCTGTATTCTGAGTGCGCGCGCGCAATGTGCTTTACTACGCTGTAGATCTTACTGGCATACGGCTTAGATGCGCGCATTCTCTCTTGAGTTTTACGCATCTTACTTGCTGCCACCATCTCCATCGCACGAGTAATCTTTCGAGTTTTGTTAATACTCGAAATTTTCGAACGGATTTCTTTTGCTCCAGCCATAATATCATTTCGCCTTAAATTGACTTACCAACTTGCTGTACGCTTAAAGTCTTCTACAGCTTTTTTTCAATTTTGCTTCAATGTCATTATCGTAAGCACCTGCTTCATTGATCAGTTGTAACAGATCAGGATGTGAGCTGCGCATATAATCATGTAATGACGCTTCAAATGCTGCAACTTCGTTTACAGGCACATCATCCAAATAACCTTTTTCAACTACAAACAATGCTGTACCCATCTCAGCAACAGATAATGGAGAGTATTGTTTTTGCTTCATCAGCTCAGTAATTCGCTGCCCGCGTTCTAATTGCTTACGGGTCGCATCATCAAGATCGGAAGCAAATTGGGAGAAAGCCTCCAATTCACGAAATTGTGCAAGTGCCAAACGCGTACCGCCACCTAATTTTTTCATGATTTTGGTTTGTGCAGCACCGCCCACACGAGATACAGATAAGCCTGAGTTAATTGCAGGTCGAACACCTGAGTTAAACAAATCCACATCAAGGAATATCTGGCCGTCTGTAATGGAAATAACGTTAGTTGGTACGAATGCAGATACGTCACCAGCCTGGGTTTCAATAATTGGCAATGCGGTTAATGAACCTGTTTTGCCTTTTACTGAGCCCTTAGTCAGCTTCTCTACTTCATCAGCATTTATTCGTGCAGCTCTTTCTAATAAGCGTGAATGCAAATAGAAAATATCCCCAGGATAAGCTTCACGGCCTGGTGGTCTGCGTAATAATAAGGATATTTGTCGATATGCCCAAGCTTGTTTTGTGAGATCATCATAAACAATCAATGCATCCTCGCCATGCTCCATGAAGTATTCACCCATAGTACATCCAGCATAAGGAGCAATAAATTGTAACGCAGCGGAATCAGAAGCACCTGCGACGACAACGATGGTATGCTCTAAAGCACCGTGCTCTTCAAGCTTACGTACTATAGCAGCAACAGAAGAAGCTTTTTGGCCAACGGCAACATAAATACACTTAACGCCGGTACCTTTCTGGTTGATAATCGCATCAATAGCAATCGCAGTTTTTCCTGTTTGGCGGTCGCCAATGATAAGCTCACGCTGACCACGTCCAACAGGAATCATCGCGTCAATCGCTTTTAATCCAGTTTGAACAGGTTGATCTACTGATTTACGTGCAATAACGCCAGGAGCTACTTTTTCAATGGGGGACATGCCTGCAGCATCGATTGGTCCTTTACCATCAATCGGATTACCTAATGCATCAACAACGCGGCCTAAAAGTCCTTTACCTACTGGAACTTCAAGAATACGTCCAGTACATTTACCTTTTTGGCCTTCGGCTAAAGAAGAATATTCACCAAGAACAACCGCGCCCACTGAATCTCTTTCAAGGTTAAGAGCAAGCCCATACACCCCGCCTGGGAATTCAATCATTTCCCCAGCCATTACATCTTCAAGGCCATGTAAGCTCACAACACCGTCTTTTAAACTAACAATAGTACCTTCATTTCGTGCTTCAGATACTACACTAAAGTGTTCTATTTTCTTTCTGATTAATTCACTGATTTCAGAAGGATTTAATGCTACTTGTTCTGACATGGAAACTATCCTCTAAATTATGCAGCCAGTTCAGTGTTTAGCTTATTAAGCTTGCCACGAACTGAACCATCTATAACTAAATCGCCCGCTCGAATTATTGCTCCACCAAGCAAGGAAGGATCAATATTGATTTTTAACGAGACCTTACGCTGCAAGCGCTGACTTAAAGATTCGATTAATCGTTGTTGTTGTGCACTAGATAAATCAGAGAAACTGCTTACATCAACATCCAGAGTTTTTTCTTGCTCTGCGCGATGTGCTTCATAGAGTGCATAAATATCGGGTAGCAACATCAATCTTTTATTGGTAGCCAGTAAGTTAATTAAATTACTTAATGGCTTGTTTTCATTTGATTTTGCACCAATTGCTGCGTGCAACAACTCCATATGCTGTTCTACAGTTGTTGCAGGATTAGCAATAAAGTATTCAGCTTCTGGCGTCAACACAGCTTGCGCAAGATTTCTCAAATGTGCTGACCACTCAGCTAATTTTTTTTCCCCTAAAGCATATTCAAAAATCGCTTTAGCATAGGGTCTGGCTATGGTGGTACTATCAGACATTTTAAATCTCTTCTATCAAGTTATCTAACAATGCAGTATTTGCCTTAGCATCTATTTCGCGCTTTAAAATTTTCTCAGCGCCTGTTATGGCTAAGTGTGCAACTTGTTTGCGCAACTCATCTTTTGCATGATTGATTTGTTGCTGTAATTGCTCTTGTGCCAATTTCACTTGCATTTGCGCTTCATGTTTTGCTGTTTCTTTTGCTTCTTCGATTATTTGCGCAGCACGCTTATTTGCTTTTTCAATAATGTCAGCTGATTGAACTTTAGCTTGCTTTAACTCATCTTTTACGCGATGTTGTGCTAATTCTAATTCTTTGCGACCACGTTCAGCAGCAGCTAAGCCATCAGCAATCTTGTCTTGTCGTTCTTCCATGGCTTTTGCCAATGGAGGCCATACTAATTTCATGGTAAACAAAACAAACGCTGCGAAAACTAGCATTTGTACAATTAGTGTTAAATTAATTTCCACCGTTTAATCTCCTGTAACAATTAGGGCGCTTTGCGCCCTGATTATGTGTTATCAAGAACCCAGGTTGCTTAGGAAAGGGTTTGCGAAAGTAAAGAACAATGCGATACCCACCCCAATCATGGTTACGGCGTCTAACAAACCAGCAACGATGAACATTTTTACTTGTAACATTGGAACCATTTCTGGTTGACGGGCTGAGCCTTCAAGGAATTTGCCACCAAGCAAACCAAATCCTATCGCTGTGCCCAATGCACCCAAACCAATTAACAAGGCAACCGCAACAACGGTCATACTTTGAACTTGTGCTATTAAACTAGCGGCTTGCATATTTATCCCCTTTACAATGGATGAAAATTAAATCGGTTAATGATCTTCGTGTGCCAAACTCAAGTAAACAATCGTTAGCACCATGAAAATAAATGCTTGCAATGTAATTACCAATATATGGAATATTGACCAAGCCAGCGCCAAAATAAATTGTGCTGTGCCCAAGGTCGCAGTACCCAGTGTTGATGATGTTGCAGCATTTAAGGTTAACAGGGCGATTAATATGAATATCAATTCGCCTGCATATAAGTTTCCAAATAACCGCAGTGCCAGTGAAATGGGCTTGGCGACAAGACCAACTACTTCAAGCAACAGGTTAAAAGGTATAAATCCTGGATGATTAAAAGGCTGTAAGGTAAGCTCTTTTATGAACTTCTTAACCCCTTTTATCTTAATACTGTAAAAAATGATAAGAATGAATACCGAAATTGATAAACCAAAGGTTAAGTTCAAATCGTTAGTTGGTACCACTTTAAGGTAATGTATACCACCAGTCTGTGCAATTGCTGGCAAAATGTCTACGGGTAATATATCCATAAAATTCATGAGGAAAACCCATAAAAATATGGTTAGCGCGAGGGGGCCAATTAAATTATTTTTGCCATGGAAGCAATCTTTGACCTGATTATCTGCAAACTGGAGCATAATCTCGGCAAAATTCTGTAACTTGCCGGGGACACCTGTTGTGACTTTACGCGCACCAAAATACATGAGCGCACACACAAAAATCCCTAAAACAATTGAGAAAAACAGTGTGTCAAGATTCAATGTCCAGAAACCACCCGAACCCAATTTCATATCACTAACGTTATAAGTGAGGTACGTTAAATGATGCTTGATGTAGTTTGTGCTAGATACCATTTCAGTCACTTTCAGGCCTATTCTGTTTATTTACAATAATCAACGGGGCAAACCAATGCGTCATCTGTATCATAATGTAGGATACGAAAAACGCTAGCGGCGTAACCTTAACCAGTAAAAACACCGCGGTGAATAGGAATATGGATATAACTATCTTTAAGGCTTCGCCCTTGTAGAAACTATTTACGATCAGCTTGGCTGAACGTGCACCTTGATACTTAAACAGTTTGCTTGCAAAGTATGCATTAGGAACAATACAAACTATGCCGCCAAGCAAAGCTGAGCTTGCTGCATTTGCACCATATACAAGTGCGCATAAAGCTGCAAAAACCAATGTAACACCCGATTGCACACACCATAGTCGCACAATACCACGTTTACTTAGTTGTTTGTTCACATATTCACCTACGTTTCACCGCGCGAATTATAAAGCAATCAATTTGAATAAGCAATGCCATATTTTATACATGGATGATTCTTTATCACCAGTGACCTATGTTTGGTGCCGATGCCCAGGGCTCTTGGATAGGCAAGGGCTCCCCTTTTTGGAGCAATTCGATAGAGATATTATCTGGCGAACGTATAAACGCCATACGCCCATCTCGCGGTGGCCTGTTAATCACTACCCCTGCATTTTTTAATCGCTGACATGTAGCATAGATATCCTCTACTCGATACGCTATATGGCCAAAATTACGTCCTTCGTGATAATCCTCTGGATCCCAATTGAACGTAAGCTCAAGCATTGGCGTATTTGCCTGCTGGGCGTGTTCTAAATCATTCGGTGATGCTAGAAATATTAATGTATATCGGCCTTTCTCATAGTCTGTACGCTTGACTTCAACTAAACCCAGTTTCTTGCAATAGAAGTCGAGTGACTCTTCCAAATTGGAAATCCGAACCATCGTATGTAAATAATTCATGCTGTACTCCCTTAAACGTGTATTTATATCCCGCCGAATGCCGCAAACAACAGATTTTAGCGTCTATAATTAGAGTGTGGAACTTATTATCGCAACTCAGGTAATAAGTAGTGTTATTAACCTCGCAAAAGGAAAGAACATGCCTGATAAGATCCAACATACTGCAGCCGGTCTGCAACAAAAAATGCTCGCTCGTTATAGCGATGGGTTACATCATAAACATAATAAACATCATCTAGAATATCGACAACACTGTAGATCTCACCCTTGTAATCAAAGTAATGGCTTAAATGATGAAGAAGGAATAAATGGTTCTACGGGATTGTTACGGGCAATTTAAATTGAGGAAAATGCGTAAACGACCTGACAAAGGACATTTCCATTAATTCATGCATCCTAAAAAAGCAGATGGATGTATGTCTCTTTTCCATCCACTGCTTTTTTAGGATTAAGCAACCGGATTATTTTGATAAGTATAATATTTAAGAATCTTTACCACACGCGCAACATCACTGGTTTGTCTTGCCATATTAATGACTTTTTCGGCTTGCTCTTGATGTACATCTCCCATTAAATAAACAACCCGATCCGAAGTCACGACCTTAAACGCATTCGGATCAATAGAACCATCAGCGAAAATTTGGCTGCGAATTTTTGCGGTTATCCAACTGTCTTGCATCGAATTTGGTCCCGAAGAACTTACCCTGACTTGATTAAATAAACGTCGATAACCTTTTACTGTAGCCAATCGTCGTTGTAACTCGGCTAACATTTCAGCGGTAGGAACATGGCCAGCCACCAAGACATCTCCATTGAAAATAGCAATATCAATGACACAACTGTTATTTTTAAATGCATTATCTACAGTGATTGCATTATTCACTTTAAGGAATAAATTGTAATCATCCAATTTTTTATACACATCGTGTCTATCGTAAACCATAGTAGCGCCTGTCCATAAGCTGCCTATGCAGCCAGACAAACAGAGAACGAAGATTAGTAATAGAGCAAAACATCCTTGTTTTAACATTTTATTTTAATGAATGTATTGAAAAATTTTAACCACTTTATTCACGCCATTAACTCGTCGTGCCGCATCTACGGCAAGCGCTGCTTGGTGATCGTTAACGATACCCATGAGATACACCACTCGATTTTCAGTTACAACCCGGATGGAGCCCGACTCCAGACCCTTTTTAGCCAGCAATCTGGTGCGAACTTGGCTGGTAATCAAACTGTCATTCGAACGAGCAGTAAGCGGTATAGGATATCCGACCGATAATTCATTATATACGCGATGTACTCCGGGGGTTCCTCGTGCAATTTTTTCAGCCAAATCTCGTAAAGAGGAGGTAGGTGTTTGCCCAACAAGCAATACCACACGATTAAAACTGGTCACCAGAACTCGTGAATCACTAAACTGACGGTTTGTTACAATGGCTTTATGAATGACATGAAATAGTCGTGCGTCAGCTTCCATAGTGATAACCCCACGCCGGTCATAAACCATTCCGGCCACTGCACCAGTTACTACTGCTGCGACACAACCTGTTAACAGGGTAGCCGCTAAAACAAAAGCAAGCGATCTTAATTTAAATCTCATTTTTTTATCCCATGACTTGACCAAATAATGATTGGTCAATTAAATCACAAAAGCAATGTAAGATGAACAGATGCATTTCTCTAATTCGTGCTGAATTATCCGATGCAACACGCAGTTCGATATCCTCAGGGCCTAAATGGTTTGCGAGAACACCTCCATCGCGTCCACTCAAAGCAATTGCATCCATGCCTCGTTCATTAGCAGCATGCAGGGCATACAGCATACTGTCTGAGTTGCCTGATGTAGTTAATAAAAGCAAGACATCATTTTCTTGCCCAAGCGCTTGAATTTGTCGGGCAAAAATTTGACTGTAATGATTGTCATTGGCAGAAGAACTTAAGCTGGTTGCGTCTGTACTTAAATTGATTACGGGCAGAGAAGGCCTCTCAACTTCAAATTGATTCAACATCGCACTGGCAAAATGCATGCAGTTGGCACTTGAGCCCCCGTTGCCACACAATAATATTTTTCCATCTGCAAGCAAACAATTCACTAAACGTTGACCAGCCCTGGCAATCAAATCAGATAAAGAATCAGCAAGCGCTATTTTGGTTTCTATGTTTATACCAAATAAATGCCTTACTCGTTCTTCCATTTGTACCATCATATTAAACCTCTACTTCATTAAAAAATTGTAACCTGTAGGAAGAACAACCAGAAGTGTTATCCCTAATCAGTTTTCACTAAGATACAGGTTGGGCCTTGGGCCCAACATTTCCTTTCATGCAATATGGAGTTTTTGTTGGGGTAAAGCCCAACCTACATCCAATTCAGCAGCAATCCGCAGGTAGCTTAATCAATAATCCGCCCCAAATGCATCCTTTATCCAATTAATGGACGCTGATTTGCCATCAATGCCAATCACATCAAAACGAAGAGCAAATTGATCATATTTTTGATGTTCTAGCATAAAGAGGGTAGCTGTCTTGATTATTTTTTGTCTTTTTGCATAAGTAACACTCGCAATCCCCCCACCAAACTGGGTGGAAATTCGCGAACGGACCTCTATAAACACCAGTGCTTCCTTGTCACGCATAATTAAATCAATTTCGCCCAGCCGGCACCTGTAATTTTGCGTAATTAATTTAAGTCCTTGTGTTTTTAAATAGGCTAAAGCTTTCTCTTCAGCAATGCGTCCTTTCTCTTGCGTTATCAATTACACTGTCTCACCCAATGAATGCACTAGTCCTTGTTTGAATTGTCCCCACTCCAATACACGGGCAACGTGTTGTGATGGCTTGAGATATAAAATACCATCGCCATGACGCGATTGATCCGCGGGGAATAACATCAATTGATTCAATTGGGTGGCCAAAGTATAACTGTCTATTCCTAAAGCATACAAACGATTATAACTATTAAATTGTTCTGGCCAATTGCGTGTACCCGCCTGGTGTGCGAAAACCCAGGGAATATCGCAGAAAATAATCCCATCAAGGTCTTTATCTTTCAACGGGTTAGCCTGACCACCATAGACACTGGCAGTAGCATAAACGGGAACATCTCCCGCAAAATAATAATTGAGCAACGGCATAATTTGACGTGCTTTTGACGGGTAGGCTAATAGAAATATCATATCAAAATCTTGTCTCCTGCTCATAACAGGTTGGATTTTTTGCCCGAGTAACTCCCTTATTTTTTTCTCGCGTTGCTGACTGTTGCTGATTTGCAGAAAATCCTTCATTTTTTTATTCAAATCATCATTTGAACCATATGAAAAAGTATCAACAACACGACCACCACTCTTTTGCCATTGTTGTGAAAAGGCTTTGCTCACCTCTTTACCCCAATCATTTCCAGGTGCAATAATCAATGCACGACTATACCCCTTGTTTTTTGCTCTGATCGCTACCTGGATTGCCTCATTTATTGGCGAAAGTCCAAATGAATAAGAATTTTCCTGGATGCTCGTATCCGCATCATTTAATAACAAGGTAGGAACAGGATGTTCTAATGCAGCTACTACCGCGACTTGTGATTTTGTCAACGGACCCACAACATAATCAGCACCATCACTGATCGCATTTTTGTATAAAGAAGCAACATCTCCTTTACTGGTATCATAGGTTTTCACCTGCATGGAGGTGTTGCTGTTATTTTTTTTATAGGCGGCCATAAATCCATCGCGTACTGCAGTTCCTGGACCCTGTAAAGCACCGCTTAGGGGGAGTAATAGAGCGACATGTTTCGGTGGGGTATGCATTTTACTGGCAATTGAATCCAATGGATTAGGTAAAATATGATTTGCCGGATGAGTGCTAAAATGAGATTGCCACTGTTCTAAAGCAGTCATTAAAGACTTGGGATCATCACGATACTTACGCGAAATTAATGCAAGCTGCAGCCAACCTTGTAAAACCGATTGTTCGGATGCCTTAGCAGTCAAAGAATTTAATTCCGCTGGTGACACATGAGTCAAAGTTAACCACAATGTACGACGATTAGTGGCTTGGCTCTCTTCGTCAGTCAACAACGATTCAAGGTGTATACGTTCATTAATCGATTCCAAGAGGTTGTTTGTGCCACGGTAAGCTTGTGCCAATAGCTCATGAAATTGAATCTTTTGGTATGGTGCAAATGCATCACGTTCGGTAATACGGGTTAATTTACTTAATGCCATTTGCGGGCGATCCCGTATGAGATCAATTTGCGCCAATAAAAGATTTTTTTCATTCATAGCCGCCGGTGTTAAGTCAGAAGTCTGTGCTAAAATAGCAGCGCCTTGTCGCCATTGGCCTTCTGAAATCAAACGTCCTGCTGCACGGATTAATGATTGTTGCTTTTCACTGCCTTCTTGATTTTTGGCCTGTGTGAGGTAACTTGCCGTAGGTTTGGAATAAGGATTCGCTATTTTTTTGTTCTCCACTTTAGGAGTCGTTACTGGGGCCGGTGTTGCCATTTGTGGAGGATTAACTGCGGTGGTGCACTCACAAAGAAAAAAGGTTGATGTCAGTAAAAAAAATGTGCGAATTTTTATTGTTTTAATAAACATATTCTTAGACATTGAATAAGCAATAACGCAAGAGGATAAACTATGACTAACTCACTAGCAACAGGCAGAGGAACTCTCTATATCGTTGCAACTCCGATAGGAAACCGTGAGGACATTACGTTTAGGGCATTAGAGGTGCTTAAATCAGTTGATTTTATT
This sequence is a window from Legionella cherrii. Protein-coding genes within it:
- a CDS encoding penicillin-binding protein activator; protein product: MSKNMFIKTIKIRTFFLLTSTFFLCECTTAVNPPQMATPAPVTTPKVENKKIANPYSKPTASYLTQAKNQEGSEKQQSLIRAAGRLISEGQWRQGAAILAQTSDLTPAAMNEKNLLLAQIDLIRDRPQMALSKLTRITERDAFAPYQKIQFHELLAQAYRGTNNLLESINERIHLESLLTDEESQATNRRTLWLTLTHVSPAELNSLTAKASEQSVLQGWLQLALISRKYRDDPKSLMTALEQWQSHFSTHPANHILPNPLDSIASKMHTPPKHVALLLPLSGALQGPGTAVRDGFMAAYKKNNSNTSMQVKTYDTSKGDVASLYKNAISDGADYVVGPLTKSQVAVVAALEHPVPTLLLNDADTSIQENSYSFGLSPINEAIQVAIRAKNKGYSRALIIAPGNDWGKEVSKAFSQQWQKSGGRVVDTFSYGSNDDLNKKMKDFLQISNSQQREKKIRELLGQKIQPVMSRRQDFDMIFLLAYPSKARQIMPLLNYYFAGDVPVYATASVYGGQANPLKDKDLDGIIFCDIPWVFAHQAGTRNWPEQFNSYNRLYALGIDSYTLATQLNQLMLFPADQSRHGDGILYLKPSQHVARVLEWGQFKQGLVHSLGETV